From a region of the Sesamum indicum cultivar Zhongzhi No. 13 linkage group LG3, S_indicum_v1.0, whole genome shotgun sequence genome:
- the LOC105159196 gene encoding allene oxide synthase 1, chloroplastic, whose translation MAASSFPALHFPSSSSQKLSTRLPASPNRCKGRSLSAHPIITATISEKPYISQPPAPPLTAAVAPEKPSKFPVRKVPGDYGLPLIGPWKDRQDYFYNQGRDEFFKSRILKYQSTVFRTNMPPGPLISFNPNVVVLLDGKSFPALFDTDKVEKKDLFTGTYMPSTDLTGGYRTLSFLDPSEPNHAKLKKLMFFLLSHRRDHVIPEFHNSYTELFESMEKELATKGKAGFSSANDQAAFNFLARSFYGADPKDTRLGSDGPKLVSKWVLFHLHPLLILGLPRPIEDGILHTFSLPPFLIKKDYQRLYDFFYQNSTPVLDQAEKLGISRDEACHNLVFATCFNSFGGLKIFFPNMLKWVGRAGVKLHTELAQEIRSAIKSNGGNVTMAAMENMPLMKSVVYEALRIEPPVPSQYAKAKRDFVIESHDAAFQIKEGEMLYGFQPFATKDPKIFDRAEEFVPTRFVGEEGEKLLKHVLWSNGPENATPTLNNKQCAGKDFVVLASRLLLVELFRRYDSFDIEVAASPLGASVTITSLKRASF comes from the coding sequence ATGGCTGCTTCATCTTTCCCTGCTTTGCACtttccctcttcttcttcccagAAACTATCGACAAGATTACCAGCTTCTCCCAATCGTTGCAAAGGGCGCTCCCTCTCTGCCCACCCCATCATCACAGCCACCATATCCGAGAAACCATACATTTCTCAACCACCAGCGCCGCCTCTGACGGCCGCTGTCGCTCCAGAGAAACCTTCCAAGTTTCCAGTCCGGAAAGTCCCTGGAGACTACGGGCTTCCTTTGATCGGACCCTGGAAAGACAGGCAAGATTACTTCTACAACCAGGGCAGAGATGAGTTTTTCAAATCAAGAATCCTCAAGTATCAGTCTACTGTGTTTAGAACAAATATGCCCCCCGGTCCCCTCATTTCCTTCAACCCCAACGTCGTCGTTCTGCTCGACGGCAAGAGTTTTCCGGCCCTTTTTGATACGgataaagttgaaaagaagGATCTTTTCACCGGGACTTACATGCCCTCCACCGATCTCACCGGCGGGTACAGAACCCTCTCCTTTCTGGACCCTTCGGAGCCCAACCACGCCAAACTCAAGAAACTCATGTTTTTCTTGCTCTCGCATCGGCGGGATCATGTGATTCCCGAGTTCCACAACAGCTATACGGAGCTGTTCGAGAGTATGGAGAAGGAATTAGCCACTAAAGGGAAAGCTGGTTTCAGCTCCGCCAATGATCAAGCCGCCTTCAATTTCTTGGCCCGATCCTTCTACGGTGCCGACCCCAAGGACACCAGACTTGGATCCGACGGGCCGAAGCTTGTGAGCAAATGGGTTTTGTTCCACCTGCATCCGTTGCTGATATTGGGTTTGCCGAGACCAATAGAAGATGGCATTCTCCATACATTTTCACTGCCGCCGTTCTTGATAAAGAAGGATTATCAGAGATTGTACGACTTCTTTTACCAGAACTCAACCCCTGTCCTTGATCAAGCTGAAAAGCTTGGGATTTCTCGCGACGAGGCTTGCCATAATCTCGTGTTCGCCACTTGCTTCAATTCTTTCGGCGGCCTGAAAATCTTCTTCCCCAACATGCTCAAATGGGTTGGGCGCGCCGGAGTCAAGCTCCACACCGAACTGGCCCAAGAAATCCGATCGGCGATCAAATCCAACGGCGGAAATGTCACCATGGCTGCGATGGAAAACATGCCGCTGATGAAATCAGTAGTTTACGAGGCTCTCCGCATCGAGCCGCCGGTTCCGTCGCAGTACGCCAAAGCCAAGCGCGATTTCGTGATTGAATCCCACGACGCGGCGTTTCAGATCAAGGAGGGAGAGATGCTTTACGGGTTCCAGCCCTTCGCAACCAAAGACCCCAAAATATTCGACCGGGCCGAGGAGTTTGTTCCGACCCGCTTCGTCGGGGAAGAAGGCGAGAAGCTTTTAAAGCATGTACTCTGGTCGAACGGGCCTGAAAACGCCACCCCCACACTCAACAACAAGCAGTGCGCCGGAAAGGATTTCGTGGTGCTGGCGTCGAGGCTGCTGCTGGTGGAGCTATTCCGTCGCTACGACTCGTTTGATATTGAGGTCGCTGCGTCGCCGTTAGGCGCCTCCGTCACTATAACGTCGCTAAAACGAGCCAGTTTCTAA